From Candidatus Hydrogenedentota bacterium:
GATGATACGCGTTGTGCGCGGCATGACGCGCATTCCTTACTGTAGAACTATGATCCCGAATCGTTTTCATGAGCATCATCTTTAATTTAACCTATTCTATTCTCTATTTAATTGTGACCGTTGCCATGGTTGTCTTTGTTCTTTTTGGCTTCTGGTCTTTACGGGAGCGTTTTGTAAAACATAAAGAGTTTGGCTTGCGTACGCAAGGGGCGGTCTTATTCGCGGTTGTCGTGTTTTACGTCTTTGAAATGAAGGCGCTTCGCATTCTGCTTCCCCATGATCCCGTTTACTTCATCTTTTCTTTTCTCGGCCTGGTGATTGCCGGCTTCGCCTTGTATGGCACCATGTTGGTTTCTTTTCTGTCCCGTTTGCTGGTGGAGACGGTCGTTCCGGAAGATCCGGTGGGCAAGCATATTCCGCGTTTAGGGGCTGCAGAGGCACGTGAAAAGGCGGAAGATTGGGAGGGGGCGCTCAATGAATATTATGTTGCCGCCCAGATTTATCCGGGGAATACCTTGATTCAAGCACGCGTTGCGCGGGTGCTCGTTCGCTTGGAACGGGCCGATGACGCCATTGCGTGGTTTAGCGACGGACTGGCGGGTATGCAAAGCCCGGAGGAAGTGTTGGTGTTGCTTCGCCGCATCTTAGATTTGTGTCAGCGCCAACAAAAACTTGAGGAGGCTCGTGATCTTCTCCATCTTTTTATGACGCGATTCCCGGAGTTTGAGGCTTCTGTTTTGGGCAAACAGTTTTTGGAAGAGCATAGGGCTGCAGTTCCTTTGTCTGCGCCCGGTGGTGAATCAGAACTCCAGTCTTTGGAAAGTCATCCCCTCGGTGAGGATGCCGCAGTAGCGAGTCATGAGCAGGGCGGATCGGATACGCTATTGGAAGCGATGGAAGATGATTGGAGCCCCCATGCCTCATAAAGACGCAACGCCTATGTCGGGAGATTTACCTGTGAAGGGCTTGTTGGGTGATAGGTGCAACGTGTCGCAACAATGGATACAAACGCCTGAAACCCGCCTTTCTTACTGGGAATATGAGGGGAGCGGTCAGCCGTTGATTTTTTGCCATGGCGCGGGGCTGTGCGGCCGCACATGGGATCCTGTCATAACGCATCTGGATGGCGGCTATCCCGTGTTGGCGTGGGACGCTCGGGGGCACGGCGATTC
This genomic window contains:
- a CDS encoding tetratricopeptide repeat protein, producing the protein MSIIFNLTYSILYLIVTVAMVVFVLFGFWSLRERFVKHKEFGLRTQGAVLFAVVVFYVFEMKALRILLPHDPVYFIFSFLGLVIAGFALYGTMLVSFLSRLLVETVVPEDPVGKHIPRLGAAEAREKAEDWEGALNEYYVAAQIYPGNTLIQARVARVLVRLERADDAIAWFSDGLAGMQSPEEVLVLLRRILDLCQRQQKLEEARDLLHLFMTRFPEFEASVLGKQFLEEHRAAVPLSAPGGESELQSLESHPLGEDAAVASHEQGGSDTLLEAMEDDWSPHAS